One segment of Nostoc piscinale CENA21 DNA contains the following:
- a CDS encoding Fic family protein, with product MELNLDNAVNYHYGKFPPGRLDYEKFIASLVKATDAVARYDQMLKNMHNSEILLAPLRNQEAVISSRMEGTVSTMDEILKYEADHDDKLEVSPNVRSEVIETLLYQRALKSVQKMMKDGYPLSLFLIKTIHERLLWFGRGSSKSPGEFKKEQNYIADTLKRNILFVPISPEKLQDGLDELFKYIDHSDHPILVKTAITHVEFEALHPFKDGNGRIGRMLITLMLWFFGTISEPHFYISGYLEENKGLYIDAMRNVSENNDWEGWSNFFLEAIEQQAIRNLEIAENISQLYEKMKNIFSENLSSKWSLNALDFVFTNPVFRNNKFTTNSGIPPATAARFTRILLEKNLLTTLEEASGRRPALYSFEPLMELVRV from the coding sequence GTGGAACTCAATCTAGATAACGCAGTAAACTACCACTACGGTAAATTTCCACCGGGTCGTCTAGATTATGAAAAATTTATAGCGTCATTAGTGAAAGCAACTGATGCTGTCGCTCGATATGACCAGATGCTAAAAAATATGCACAATAGTGAAATACTCTTAGCACCTCTAAGGAACCAAGAAGCCGTTATATCCTCAAGAATGGAAGGCACCGTTAGTACAATGGATGAGATTCTAAAGTACGAAGCAGATCATGATGACAAATTAGAAGTTTCCCCAAATGTTAGATCGGAAGTTATAGAGACTCTACTTTATCAAAGAGCACTAAAGTCAGTTCAGAAAATGATGAAAGACGGCTATCCTCTTTCTCTATTTTTGATAAAAACGATTCATGAGAGGTTGTTATGGTTTGGTCGAGGATCATCAAAGTCACCAGGTGAATTTAAGAAAGAGCAAAATTACATAGCAGACACATTAAAAAGGAATATATTGTTTGTTCCAATTAGTCCTGAAAAGCTACAGGATGGGTTGGATGAACTATTTAAATATATTGACCACAGCGACCATCCAATATTAGTGAAAACTGCTATAACGCATGTTGAATTCGAGGCATTACATCCCTTTAAGGATGGCAATGGACGCATAGGTAGAATGTTAATTACGTTAATGCTATGGTTCTTTGGAACAATATCAGAGCCTCATTTCTACATTAGTGGTTATTTAGAGGAAAACAAAGGTTTATATATAGATGCTATGCGAAATGTTTCTGAAAATAATGACTGGGAAGGATGGAGTAACTTCTTTCTAGAAGCAATTGAACAACAGGCAATTAGAAATCTTGAGATTGCGGAAAATATAAGTCAGTTATACGAAAAAATGAAAAATATATTTTCAGAAAATCTATCCTCAAAATGGAGTCTAAATGCTCTTGATTTTGTATTTACGAATCCAGTCTTCAGGAACAATAAATTCACAACTAACAGTGGTATTCCACCTGCCACTGCTGCAAGATTCACTAGAATACTTCTGGAAAAAAATCTTCTTACGACACTGGAAGAAGCATCTGGAAGAAGACCAGCCCTATACTCTTTTGAACCACTAATGGAACTTGTTAGAGTTTAG